One segment of Nostoc flagelliforme CCNUN1 DNA contains the following:
- a CDS encoding ParA family protein yields the protein MHIIAVVNGKGGSAKTTTSVNLAAILAEKSKVLLVDADPQGSATWWAERNERDFELSKETDTNELLKLKKVKGFDFIIVDTPPALHFEALKITIDAADFVLLPSPPAPMDLQALIETVQATIMPANVKFRVLLTRVDPRSLGKALDAQQALMQGGIPAFNGFVRAYAVHEQAALDGIPITQVRGKIAREAEGDYRRIADELLREVKTHG from the coding sequence GTGCATATTATTGCTGTTGTGAACGGAAAGGGGGGGTCAGCTAAGACGACAACTAGCGTCAATTTAGCAGCCATCCTTGCTGAGAAATCAAAAGTATTGTTGGTGGATGCAGATCCTCAAGGTTCTGCTACTTGGTGGGCAGAGCGCAATGAGCGAGATTTTGAATTATCTAAGGAAACAGATACGAATGAGTTGTTAAAACTTAAAAAAGTAAAAGGGTTTGATTTTATTATTGTGGACACTCCTCCGGCACTCCACTTTGAAGCACTGAAAATTACTATCGATGCGGCTGATTTTGTTTTGCTGCCATCTCCCCCAGCCCCAATGGATCTTCAGGCACTGATTGAAACTGTGCAGGCAACGATCATGCCAGCAAATGTTAAGTTTCGAGTTTTATTAACCCGTGTTGATCCTCGTAGTTTGGGTAAGGCACTTGATGCTCAACAGGCACTCATGCAAGGAGGTATTCCTGCATTTAACGGTTTTGTCAGGGCTTATGCTGTTCATGAACAAGCGGCTCTTGATGGCATACCAATTACTCAAGTTCGCGGAAAAATAGCTCGTGAAGCTGAAGGGGATTATCGGCGTATTGCTGATGAGCTTTTGAGAGAGGTGAAAACTCATGGCTAA
- a CDS encoding HlyD family secretion protein has product MPNEFTTQEQFSQNGHYPSSQLDLNDSKKTPSSREPKSYAPLSEDWSSLTKELIDTLPRIWTRGLLYWLVVFAAIVLPWAMLSKVDETGSARGRLEPRGRTVRLDAPVTGKVTAIKVKEGQTVASGQILLELESELTRTELQQTQVKLEGQQNRVNQLQLLKNQLEMSLRTQQLQNQAQESEQLAQLDQIRQRFSSSKQVYALEVGRLKLAQNEVQRYRYLLQKGAISKSKLEEIEGAMFERQRLLEQAQSDIQQANTEIGKQQSTNQRIRRTGELAVLDSQKQLKELQAQAVDLQSEISQTKKQIHSLQFQLQQQTLRAPIDGTIFQLSINNAGTVVQPGQMVTQIAPKGVPLIFRAEMPSQESGFLHVGMPVKIKFDAYPFQDYGVIEGKLHWISPDSKVVETAQGKIENFELEIAVPQTYIRCCLCGNSTASCQTNIDIDWGASDFG; this is encoded by the coding sequence ATGCCAAATGAATTTACCACCCAAGAGCAGTTTAGTCAGAACGGTCACTACCCTAGTAGTCAACTGGACTTGAACGATTCCAAAAAAACACCATCCTCACGAGAGCCAAAATCCTATGCACCTCTAAGTGAAGACTGGTCTTCTTTAACAAAAGAACTGATTGATACCTTACCACGGATTTGGACACGCGGCTTGTTGTATTGGCTAGTAGTATTTGCTGCAATTGTTTTACCTTGGGCAATGCTATCCAAAGTAGACGAAACAGGTAGCGCCAGAGGACGACTTGAACCTCGAGGGAGAACTGTGAGATTAGATGCACCCGTTACCGGAAAAGTTACAGCCATCAAGGTAAAAGAAGGCCAAACTGTAGCTTCAGGGCAAATTTTACTGGAATTGGAATCAGAATTAACTCGTACTGAACTGCAACAAACTCAGGTAAAACTTGAGGGTCAACAAAATCGAGTTAATCAGCTTCAGTTATTAAAAAATCAACTGGAAATGTCTTTACGCACTCAGCAATTGCAAAATCAAGCTCAAGAATCTGAGCAACTTGCTCAACTTGACCAAATACGGCAGAGGTTTAGTTCCAGTAAACAAGTATATGCCCTAGAAGTCGGTCGCCTCAAACTAGCTCAAAACGAGGTACAACGTTATCGATATCTTTTGCAAAAGGGCGCTATTTCCAAGAGTAAATTAGAAGAAATAGAAGGTGCAATGTTTGAGCGGCAAAGACTTTTAGAACAAGCTCAATCAGATATTCAACAGGCAAATACCGAGATTGGCAAACAACAAAGCACTAATCAACGTATTAGACGCACAGGTGAACTTGCAGTCTTGGATAGTCAGAAACAACTTAAAGAACTCCAGGCTCAAGCTGTAGATTTACAATCAGAAATTTCTCAAACTAAAAAACAAATTCATTCTTTGCAATTTCAATTACAACAGCAAACACTCCGTGCTCCAATTGATGGCACAATTTTTCAGTTGTCTATCAATAACGCCGGGACAGTTGTACAGCCAGGGCAGATGGTTACTCAAATTGCACCTAAAGGAGTACCTCTGATATTCCGAGCAGAAATGCCTAGTCAAGAAAGTGGTTTTCTGCATGTAGGAATGCCAGTCAAAATTAAATTTGATGCTTATCCTTTCCAGGATTATGGAGTGATAGAAGGCAAACTCCACTGGATTTCACCAGACTCCAAAGTTGTGGAAACTGCCCAAGGTAAGATAGAAAACTTTGAATTAGAAATTGCAGTGCCACAGACTTATATTCGCTGCTGTCTTTGCGGCAACTCCACCGCAAGTTGTCAAACCAATATTGACATCGATTGGGGCGCATCTGATTTTGGTTGA
- a CDS encoding tyrosine-type recombinase/integrase, protein MDWWAQPDVLAMLLSEKRSESTRRAYDRDIKDFFAKMFGVESTAEWVVRFLALPGAQALLWVVKYKAKMIEQGLSEATLNRRLSALRALVHKGRVLGVCGYTLEDIKGETVIKYRDTSGVTPQEFKQILLTCDPTTAKGVRDYALLRLLWDNALRRGEIAKLKMGDFDRQNSKLLILGKGRGSQRETIDLTPKTRDAICYWLAFRGLASTVDALFVALDLNTPGHPLTDTGIAKMVRTRAKKANISKPLSPHRIRHSSITAALDAGQSVREVQKLSRHSKLETLMIYDDNRQQHQLKVSSVLADLV, encoded by the coding sequence ATGGATTGGTGGGCTCAGCCGGATGTGTTGGCGATGTTGTTGTCAGAGAAGCGTAGTGAGTCCACGCGGAGAGCTTATGATCGGGACATTAAAGATTTTTTTGCCAAGATGTTTGGGGTGGAATCGACGGCGGAATGGGTGGTGCGATTTTTGGCACTGCCGGGGGCGCAAGCACTCTTGTGGGTGGTCAAGTACAAAGCCAAGATGATTGAGCAGGGGTTATCGGAGGCCACGCTTAACCGGCGGTTGTCAGCTCTGCGGGCGCTAGTGCATAAGGGTAGAGTGTTGGGCGTTTGTGGTTACACCTTGGAGGATATTAAGGGTGAAACTGTCATTAAATACCGAGATACCAGTGGTGTTACTCCCCAGGAATTTAAGCAGATACTTTTGACTTGCGATCCAACGACGGCGAAGGGGGTCAGGGATTATGCTTTGCTGCGCTTGCTTTGGGATAATGCGCTGCGGCGGGGGGAGATTGCGAAGTTAAAGATGGGGGATTTTGACCGTCAAAATAGCAAACTGCTGATTTTGGGTAAGGGAAGGGGTAGTCAACGGGAGACGATTGATTTAACTCCCAAGACTAGGGATGCAATTTGTTATTGGTTGGCGTTTCGGGGGTTGGCATCAACAGTAGATGCGTTGTTTGTGGCGTTGGATCTGAATACGCCGGGGCATCCTTTGACGGATACGGGGATTGCCAAGATGGTAAGAACGCGGGCGAAAAAGGCGAATATTAGTAAGCCGTTAAGTCCGCACCGCATTCGGCACAGTTCGATTACGGCGGCGTTGGATGCGGGGCAGAGTGTGCGGGAGGTGCAGAAACTCAGTCGGCACAGCAAGTTGGAGACGTTGATGATTTATGACGATAATCGACAGCAGCACCAGTTGAAGGTGAGTAGCGTGCTGGCGGATTTGGTTTGA
- a CDS encoding RpnC/YadD family protein: MSEVRADYDGAWKEGVEQYFEAFLAFFFPEIQAEIDWERGYDFLEQELQQLIKESEVGKQFVDKLIKVWLNDGKETWLLIHLEIQSQIDTNFTKRMFSYHYRIFDRYDREVVSLAILGDNQANWRPQEYSYGRWGCRLSLQFPIVKLLDYESRWLELEQSDSPFAVLVMAHLRTQATTQDLTLRLQWKLSLIKRMYQLGYSRDKIFQLFRLLDRLMTLPPELDLNFKAELKRFEAEQEMTYITSIERIGIAEATQKYIAQILTIRFKDVPTELVEKLNKLYDIELLNQLLEKAVTTGSISEFQQQLSQDDTNTDNETSR; encoded by the coding sequence GTGAGTGAAGTACGAGCCGATTACGACGGTGCTTGGAAAGAAGGTGTAGAACAATACTTTGAAGCCTTTCTTGCATTCTTTTTTCCAGAGATTCAAGCAGAAATTGACTGGGAACGAGGCTATGATTTTCTTGAGCAAGAACTTCAGCAGTTGATAAAAGAATCTGAAGTTGGTAAGCAATTTGTCGATAAGCTAATCAAAGTTTGGCTAAATGATGGAAAGGAAACTTGGTTGCTGATTCATCTGGAAATTCAAAGTCAAATAGATACCAACTTCACTAAACGGATGTTTTCGTACCATTACAGAATTTTTGACCGTTATGATCGGGAAGTGGTTAGCTTGGCAATTCTGGGGGATAATCAAGCCAATTGGCGACCGCAAGAATATAGTTATGGACGTTGGGGATGTCGTTTGAGTCTTCAGTTTCCCATTGTCAAGCTACTGGACTATGAATCTCGTTGGTTAGAATTAGAACAAAGTGATAGTCCTTTTGCTGTACTGGTGATGGCGCACCTGCGGACACAAGCGACAACTCAAGATTTAACTCTTCGTTTGCAGTGGAAGTTGAGCCTAATTAAACGAATGTATCAGTTAGGCTATAGTAGAGACAAAATATTTCAATTATTCCGGTTGCTAGATAGATTAATGACTCTACCACCGGAGTTAGACTTAAATTTCAAAGCTGAATTAAAGCGTTTTGAGGCTGAACAAGAGATGACATACATTACAAGCATAGAACGCATAGGTATAGCAGAAGCTACCCAGAAATATATTGCTCAAATTCTAACAATTCGATTTAAAGATGTTCCTACTGAATTAGTGGAAAAACTGAATAAATTATATGATATTGAGTTATTGAATCAATTGTTAGAAAAAGCCGTAACTACAGGTTCAATATCTGAGTTTCAGCAACAACTAAGTCAGGACGACACAAACACAGATAATGAGACCAGCAGATAA